A part of Drosophila ananassae strain 14024-0371.13 chromosome 2R, ASM1763931v2, whole genome shotgun sequence genomic DNA contains:
- the LOC26515221 gene encoding MICOS complex subunit MIC10, with translation MSHDKLFVEDKIGRRLDRCVSDAVVKGCGGLIIGLAMSVIFFKRRPWPALLGTGFGIGVAYRTCEKEVNLFK, from the exons ATGTCGCATGACAAATTATTTGTCGAAGATAAGATTGGAAGGCGGCTGGATCGATGTGTTTCAGATGCTGTAGTTAAAGGAT GTGGTGGCCTAATCATTGGGTTGGCTATGTCtgtgatttttttcaaaagacGACCATGGCCTGCATTGCTTGGAACTGGATTTGGTATTGGTGTCGCATATAGAACATGTGAAAAAGAAGTTAACTTGTTTAAGtaa